From a region of the Pan paniscus chromosome 19, NHGRI_mPanPan1-v2.0_pri, whole genome shotgun sequence genome:
- the KRT9 gene encoding keratin, type I cytoskeletal 9, with translation MSCRQFSSSYLSRSGGGGGGGLGSGGSIRSSYSRFSSSGGGGGGGRFSSSSGYGGGSSRVCGRGGGGSFGYSYGGGSGGGFSASSLGGGFGGGSRGFGGASGGGYSSSGGFGGGFGGGSGGGFGGGYGSGFGGFGGFGGGAGGGDGGILTANEKSTMQELNSRLASYLDKVQALEEANNDLENKIQDWYDKKGPAAIQKNYSPYYNTIDDLKDQIVDLTVGNNKTLLDIDNTRMTLDDFRIKFEMEQNLRQGVDADINGLRQVLDNLTMEKSDLEMQYETLQEELMALKKNHKEEMSQLTGQNSGDVNVEINVAPGKDLTKTLNDMRQEYEQLIAKNRKDIENQYETQITQIEHEVSSSGQEVQSSAKEVTQLRHGVQELEIELQSQLSKKAALEKSLEDTKNRYCGQLQMIQEQISNLEAQITDVRQEIECQNQEYSLLLSIKMRLEKEIETYHNLLEGGQEDFESSGAGKIGLGGRGGSGGSYGRGSRGGSGGSYGGGGSGGGYGGGSGSRGGSGGSYGGGSGSGGGSGGGYGGGSGGGHSGGSGGGHSGGSGGNYGGGSGSGGGSGGGYGGGSGSRGGSGGSHGGGSGFGGESGGSYGGGEEASGSGGGYGGGSGKSSHS, from the exons ATGAGCTGCAGACAGTTCTCCTCGTCCTACTTGAGCCGCAGCGGCGGGGGTGGCGGGGGCGGCCTGGGCAGCGGGGGCAGCATAAGGTCTTCCTACAGCCGCTTCAGCTCCTCAGGGGGCGGTGGAGGAGGGGGCCGATTCAGCTCTTCTAGTGGCTATGGTGGGGGAAGCTCTCGTGTCTGTGGGAGGGGAGGTGGTGGCAGTTTTGGCTACAGCTACGGCGGAGGATCTGGGGGTGGTTTTAGTGCCAGTAGTTTAGGCGGTGGCTTTGGGGGTGGTTCCAGAGGTTTTGGTGGTGCTTCTGGAGGAGGCTATAGTAGTTCTGGGGGTTTTGGAGGTGGCTTTGGTGGTGGTTCTGGAGGTGGCTTTGGTGGTGGCTATGGGAGTGGGTTTGGGGGGTTTGGGGGCTTTGGAGGTGGTGCTGGAGGCGGTGATGGTGGTATTCTGACTGCTAATGAGAAGAGCACCATGCAGGAACTCAATTCTCGGCTGGCCTCTTACTTGGATAAGGTGCAGGCTCTAGAGGAGGCCAACAACGACCTGGAGAATAAGATCCAGGATTGGTATGACAAGAAGGGACCTGCTGCTATCCAGAAGAACTACTCCCCTTATTATAACACTATTGATGATCTCAAGGACCAG attgtggaCCTGACAGTGGGCAACAACAAAACTCTCCTGGACATTGACAACACTCGCATGACACTGGATGACTTCAGGATAAA GTTTGAGATGGAGCAAAACCTGCGGCAAGGAGTGGATGCTGACATCAATGGCCTGCGGCAGGTGCTGGACAATCTGACCATGGAGAAGTCTGACCTGGAGATGCAGTATGAGACTCTGCAGGAGGAGCTGATGGCCCTCAAGAAGAATCATAAGGAG GAGATGAGTCAGCTGACTGGGCAGAACAGTGGAGATGTCAATGTGGAGATAAACGTTGCTCCTGGCAAAGATCTCACCAAGACCCTCAATGACATGCGTCAGGAGTATGAGCAGCTCATTGCTAAGAACAGAAAGGACATCGAGAATCAATATGAGACTCAG ATAACCCAGATCGAGCATGAGGTATCCAGTAGTGGTCAGGAGGTGCAGTCCAGTGCCAAGGAGGTGACCCAGCTCCGGCACGgtgtccaggagttggagattgaGCTGCAGTCTCAGCTCAGCAAG AAAGCAGCTCTGGAGAAGAGCTTGGAAGACACGAAGAACCGCTACTGTGGCCAGCTGCAGATGATCCAGGAGCAGATCAGTAACTTGGAGGCCCAGATCACTGACGTCCGGCAAGAGATCGAGTGCCAGAATCAGGAATACAGCCTTCTGCTCAGCATTAAGATGCGGCTGGAGAAGGAAATCGAGACCTACCACAACCTCCTTGAGGGAGGCCAGGAAGACTT tgaATCCTCCGGAGCTGGAAAAATTGGCCTTGGAGGTCgaggaggaagtggaggcagTTATGGAAGAGGATCCAGGGGAGGAAGTGGAGGCAGCTATGgtggaggaggaagtggaggtggCTATGGTGGAGGAAGTGGGTCCAGGGGAGGAAGTGGAGGCAGCTACGGTGGAGGAAGTGGTTCTGGAGGAGGTAGTGGAGGTGGCTATGGTGGAGGAAGTGGAGGTGGCCATAGTGGAGGAAGTGGAGGTGGCCATAGTGGAGGAAGTGGGGGCAACTATGGAGGAGGAAGTGGCTCTGGAGGAGGAAGTGGGGGTGGCTATGGTGGAGGAAGTGGGTCCAGGGGAGGAAGTGGAGGCAGCCATGGTGGAGGAAGTGGTTTTGGAGGTGAAAGTGGAGGCAGCTACGGAGGCGGTGAAGAAGCGAGTGGAAGTGGTGGTGGCTATGGAGGAGGAAGCGGAAAATCATCCCATTCCTAG